A region of Rhodospirillales bacterium DNA encodes the following proteins:
- a CDS encoding DUF2285 domain-containing protein, with protein sequence MAALIPLDDDVLLRVSGLLRLCRRLDGHPAGRVPRAWTITARLRQRLVPMVRALDGHLAGASYREIAEALYAPGTIGDGWKTSSRRGQTIRLVKDGIATMEGDYRKLLRGRR encoded by the coding sequence ATGGCCGCTCTCATTCCACTGGACGACGACGTCTTGCTTCGCGTCTCCGGCCTGCTGCGGCTTTGTCGCCGCCTCGATGGCCATCCGGCTGGTCGCGTTCCACGCGCCTGGACGATCACGGCACGTCTGCGCCAGCGCCTCGTTCCGATGGTGCGTGCTCTCGATGGTCATCTTGCCGGGGCAAGCTATCGCGAGATTGCCGAGGCTCTCTACGCCCCCGGCACCATTGGCGATGGCTGGAAAACGTCTTCGCGCCGCGGCCAGACGATCCGGCTCGTCAAGGACGGCATCGCCACCATGGAGGGGGACTACCGCAAGCTCCTGCGCGGCAGGCGCTAG
- a CDS encoding flavin reductase family protein — protein MARPRRKTDLPVSEIRRYLEPGPIVLVTSAHGDERNIMTMGWHTVMEFTPSLIGCVIAGGNHSFDLIRRSKECVINLPTTSLTDQVIGVGNTSGAEVDKFEKFKFTPEKAEHVKAPLIGECHASFECKLADSSLVSKYNFFIFEVVKAHAAASPKHPETLHYTGDGVFMVAGKIISRRSQFRPGML, from the coding sequence ATGGCGAGACCTCGACGCAAGACCGACCTGCCGGTCTCCGAAATCCGGCGCTACCTCGAGCCGGGTCCGATCGTGCTGGTCACGTCGGCGCACGGCGATGAACGCAACATCATGACCATGGGCTGGCATACAGTCATGGAGTTCACGCCATCCCTGATCGGCTGCGTGATCGCCGGCGGCAACCACAGCTTCGACCTGATTCGGCGCAGCAAGGAATGCGTCATAAACCTGCCCACCACCTCGCTCACCGACCAAGTGATCGGCGTCGGCAACACCTCCGGCGCGGAAGTCGACAAGTTCGAGAAGTTCAAGTTCACGCCTGAGAAAGCCGAGCATGTCAAAGCGCCCCTGATCGGCGAATGTCATGCCAGCTTCGAATGCAAGCTCGCCGATTCGAGCCTCGTCTCGAAATACAACTTCTTCATCTTCGAGGTGGTGAAGGCGCATGCTGCGGCCTCGCCGAAGCATCCTGAGACGCTGCATTATACCGGCGACGGCGTCTTCATGGTCGCCGGCAAGATCATCAGCCGGCGATCGCAGTTCAGACCGGGCATGCTGTAG
- a CDS encoding replication initiator protein A — protein sequence MTSRHKRASERDQLDLFRALPGELAPRDAQDLMAYPFFSLAKSKRVQPIEYRTRTVAIRVEAVPDHGMATIWDADVLIWAASQIIEARDAGLTTSRLMAATPYEILTFVGRGTGARDYDRLKAALDRLQSTSVLTSIRQPAERRRHRFSWINEWRETADANGRPLGLELILPDWFYAGVLDDALVLTIDRAYFDLTGGLERWLYRVVRKHGGRQAGGWSFDFPHLHAKSGSLSPLKHFAYDLREIVRRQTLPGYRLVVERGQRGIERLVFTPVLRDLATMHARPGDKL from the coding sequence GTGACCTCTCGGCACAAGCGCGCCAGCGAGCGGGACCAACTCGACCTGTTCCGGGCGTTGCCTGGCGAGCTTGCACCGCGCGACGCGCAGGACCTCATGGCCTATCCGTTCTTCTCTCTTGCCAAGTCGAAGCGTGTCCAGCCGATCGAGTACCGCACCCGCACGGTCGCGATACGGGTCGAGGCTGTACCCGACCACGGCATGGCGACGATCTGGGACGCCGACGTGCTGATCTGGGCGGCCTCGCAGATCATTGAGGCGAGGGATGCCGGACTGACGACGTCGCGCCTGATGGCGGCAACTCCCTATGAGATTCTGACTTTCGTCGGCCGCGGCACCGGCGCGCGGGACTACGATCGCCTGAAGGCCGCGCTCGACCGGCTGCAATCGACCAGCGTGCTGACCTCCATCCGCCAGCCGGCGGAAAGGCGGCGTCACCGCTTCTCGTGGATCAACGAATGGAGGGAGACCGCCGACGCGAACGGCCGACCGCTCGGGCTCGAGCTAATCCTGCCCGACTGGTTCTACGCCGGCGTGCTGGACGATGCGCTTGTGCTTACGATCGACCGGGCCTACTTCGACCTGACGGGCGGACTGGAGCGCTGGCTCTACCGTGTCGTGCGCAAGCACGGCGGTCGCCAAGCGGGCGGCTGGAGCTTCGATTTCCCGCATCTTCACGCCAAGTCCGGCAGCCTCTCGCCGCTCAAGCATTTCGCCTACGACCTGCGCGAGATCGTGCGCCGCCAGACGCTGCCGGGCTACCGGCTGGTAGTAGAGCGGGGACAGCGCGGCATTGAGCGTCTCGTGTTCACACCGGTCTTGCGTGATCTGGCGACGATGCACGCTCGCCCTGGGGACAAGCTGTGA
- a CDS encoding helix-turn-helix domain-containing protein, whose translation MPDPTAGLPPRFLRTPEAARFLSLSGRTLEKHRTYGTGPTYRKIGGRVVYAVEDLKAWADRGAKTSTSDPGTGTVLPAKPHMNSPANTTRARR comes from the coding sequence ATGCCCGATCCCACCGCCGGCCTGCCGCCACGCTTTCTGCGCACACCCGAAGCCGCCCGCTTCCTCAGCCTGTCAGGGCGCACTCTGGAGAAGCATCGGACCTACGGCACGGGTCCGACCTACCGCAAGATCGGCGGTCGCGTCGTCTATGCCGTCGAAGACCTCAAGGCCTGGGCTGATCGCGGGGCCAAGACCTCGACCTCCGATCCCGGCACCGGGACCGTGCTGCCGGCCAAGCCGCACATGAACTCGCCCGCCAATACCACCCGCGCTCGGCGCTGA
- a CDS encoding DUF736 domain-containing protein, which produces MANIGSFKKSGNEYQGEILTLSVQARGVRIVPEANRSNDNAPSHRVFVGRAEIGAAWSKRSNEGRDYLSLKLDDPSFTAPIFANLFDDEDGEGFSLIWSRSRKKNGE; this is translated from the coding sequence ATGGCCAACATCGGTTCCTTCAAGAAGTCCGGCAACGAGTACCAAGGCGAGATCTTGACGCTGAGCGTCCAGGCGAGGGGCGTGCGCATCGTCCCCGAGGCCAACCGGAGCAACGACAACGCGCCCAGCCACCGGGTGTTCGTCGGCCGGGCCGAGATCGGGGCCGCCTGGTCGAAGCGCTCCAACGAGGGCCGCGACTACCTCTCGCTCAAGCTCGACGATCCGAGCTTCACTGCGCCGATCTTCGCCAACCTGTTCGACGATGAGGACGGCGAGGGCTTCAGCCTGATCTGGTCGCGCAGCCGCAAGAAGAACGGCGAGTAA
- a CDS encoding DUF2285 domain-containing protein, translated as MTIPAFDDRPPISAKLTPYDERHLATYLRLLDAEEEGADWREAVRIIFGLDPAREPERARIVHDSHLARARWMMDAGHENLLRPRLN; from the coding sequence ATGACCATCCCAGCCTTCGATGATCGCCCGCCTATCAGCGCAAAGCTCACGCCTTACGATGAGCGCCACCTCGCGACGTATCTTCGCCTGCTCGATGCCGAAGAAGAAGGTGCCGATTGGCGTGAGGCAGTCCGAATCATTTTCGGTCTCGACCCGGCTCGTGAACCAGAACGTGCCCGCATCGTCCACGACAGTCATCTGGCGCGCGCCCGTTGGATGATGGACGCGGGCCACGAGAATCTCCTGCGCCCGCGCTTGAACTGA
- a CDS encoding toprim domain-containing protein, translated as MSSPAADLARRLARNAEAVCRHYLSNGRREGRYWLVGDVTNTKGRSLFVRLSGPDHGKGAAGHWTDSATGEHGDLLDLIALNRGLDRLRDTLNEARAFLALPPAPLIARQDRYPAPRGSPESARRLYAISRPIMGTLAQSYLHNRGITTVAHGDPLRFHPHCYYRPDEDSPIETWPALIAAVTDPGGTITGAHRTWLDPSGHDKAPIASPRRAMGHLLGHGVRFGVAHDVMAAGEGIETMLSLRMILPTLPMVAALSANHLAALLLPSTLRRLYVARDADPAGDAAKATLCNRADAAGIEPFVLSPCFDDFNDDLRRLGIEGLRASVRRQLVPQDMERFLASAVTG; from the coding sequence ATGTCGTCGCCTGCCGCCGACCTGGCCCGCCGTCTCGCGCGCAATGCAGAAGCGGTGTGCCGTCACTATCTCTCCAATGGCCGTCGCGAAGGTCGCTACTGGCTGGTCGGCGATGTCACCAACACGAAGGGCCGCAGCCTGTTCGTCCGCTTGAGCGGTCCGGACCATGGCAAAGGTGCTGCCGGGCATTGGACCGACTCGGCCACCGGAGAGCATGGTGATCTGCTGGACTTGATCGCCCTCAATCGAGGCCTCGATCGCCTGCGCGATACGCTGAACGAGGCGCGCGCATTCCTCGCGTTGCCGCCGGCCCCCCTCATTGCCCGGCAGGATCGATATCCTGCACCTCGTGGCTCGCCGGAATCCGCTCGCCGTCTCTATGCCATCTCTCGGCCGATCATGGGCACCTTGGCGCAGAGCTACCTGCACAATCGCGGAATCACGACAGTGGCTCACGGTGATCCGCTGCGCTTCCATCCACACTGCTACTACCGGCCCGACGAGGACAGCCCGATCGAGACTTGGCCGGCACTGATAGCCGCCGTCACCGATCCTGGCGGCACGATCACCGGAGCACACCGCACCTGGCTCGATCCGTCAGGCCACGACAAGGCGCCGATCGCTTCACCACGACGGGCAATGGGCCATCTTCTCGGGCACGGTGTCCGCTTCGGTGTGGCCCACGACGTCATGGCTGCCGGCGAAGGGATCGAGACCATGTTGTCGCTGCGCATGATCCTGCCGACCCTGCCGATGGTGGCCGCGCTCTCGGCCAACCACCTCGCCGCTCTGCTGCTTCCATCGACACTGCGCCGTCTCTATGTCGCTCGCGATGCCGACCCGGCCGGCGATGCTGCGAAGGCCACCCTGTGCAACCGCGCGGACGCCGCCGGGATCGAGCCGTTCGTCCTGTCGCCCTGCTTCGACGACTTCAATGACGATCTCCGTCGCCTCGGAATCGAAGGGCTCCGGGCATCGGTGCGCCGGCAGCTCGTCCCGCAGGATATGGAGCGCTTCCTGGCCTCGGCCGTGACGGGATGA
- a CDS encoding DUF2493 domain-containing protein, with protein MATNDDPEFEPLHASSPTDHVLTELQLYGHRPFQDEPDPRPLPEAPTIAGAVVDIFDALVSTLTDTRLEPDLEDLLWSTVNLFHRAVDRIERELDGNEQAQRRSQKEQNGSEIRSVELERFVAEGLTLIERRNAMELFRDQAAERFEAHTGSAWRPRTGSMVNHRALTAAMIDSREFLAARRRAETELLVPAGPKIAFTGGVDCNDHQLIWATLDKVHAKHPGMVLLHGGSPTGAERIAARWADSRKVTHVPFKPDWTRHAKAAPFKRNDQILEILPIGVIVFPGSGIQENLADKARKLGIPIWRFGSGGA; from the coding sequence ATGGCGACCAACGACGATCCCGAATTCGAGCCCTTGCACGCGTCATCCCCGACCGATCACGTCCTCACCGAGCTGCAGCTCTACGGCCACCGCCCCTTCCAGGACGAGCCTGATCCGAGACCACTGCCCGAAGCCCCGACCATCGCCGGCGCGGTCGTCGACATCTTCGATGCGCTGGTTTCGACCCTCACCGACACCCGCCTCGAGCCCGACCTCGAGGACCTGCTGTGGTCGACCGTCAACCTGTTCCACCGCGCCGTCGACCGGATCGAGCGCGAGCTCGACGGCAACGAGCAGGCGCAGCGGCGCAGCCAGAAGGAGCAGAACGGCTCGGAGATCCGCTCGGTAGAGCTGGAGCGTTTCGTCGCCGAGGGACTGACCCTGATCGAGCGTCGCAATGCCATGGAGCTCTTCCGCGATCAGGCCGCCGAGCGCTTCGAGGCCCACACCGGCTCGGCTTGGCGGCCACGCACCGGCTCGATGGTCAACCATCGCGCTCTCACCGCCGCCATGATCGACAGCCGCGAGTTCCTGGCAGCCCGGCGCCGGGCCGAAACCGAACTCCTCGTTCCTGCCGGTCCCAAGATCGCCTTCACCGGCGGTGTCGATTGCAACGACCACCAGCTCATCTGGGCCACGCTCGACAAGGTCCACGCCAAGCATCCCGGCATGGTCCTGCTGCACGGTGGCTCGCCGACGGGCGCCGAGCGCATCGCTGCCCGTTGGGCCGACAGCCGCAAGGTGACGCACGTTCCGTTCAAGCCCGACTGGACCCGTCACGCAAAGGCCGCACCCTTCAAGCGCAACGACCAGATCCTGGAGATATTGCCGATAGGCGTCATCGTGTTCCCGGGCTCTGGCATCCAGGAGAACCTCGCCGACAAGGCGCGCAAGCTCGGCATCCCGATCTGGCGCTTCGGCTCGGGCGGCGCGTGA
- a CDS encoding strawberry notch family protein, whose translation MSVLPLPAPAPLHPLAPSLGSSVGIIAAAHRLLPDLERGRRIDAVLLRAAMEHAFGGSDADGAWDWKTAYEACEAATILFLRKFGPAIRAQAASPAGVLRMLGKIVALLPTHTRRSQESQALQQFSTPVDLAFVVAAAAAITPNDVVLEPSAGTGLLAILAELAGGRLVLNELADTRAALLGRLFPDLDITRHDAAHIHDHLDAAMVPSVALMNPPFSVAAHVDGPVADAALRHVSSALARLAQGGRLVTITGASLSPDNPSWRDGFVRLQERGRVVFSAAIDGRVYARHGTTADTRLTVIDRRPAEDPSSFPASPGMAPDVATLLSWVLQHLPPRSRVDGVSSERAAARLGPLRAKPGSSSRPTTVTPAAFERAGIELAYETVDWKPAENSSLTEALYEGYELQAIRIVGAQSHPTRLVQSAAMASVAPPKPSYRPRLPAKVITDGLLSDAQLESVIYAGDAHGGHLAGSWSVDETFDVVSAAPDEAENAVRFRRGWMLGDGTGAGKGRQVAGILLDNWLQGRRRAVWVSKSDKLIEDAQRDWSALGMERLLITPLARFRQGTPIRLEQGILFTTYATLRTDAREERVSRVQQIVDWLGSDFDGVIVFDESHAMANAAGGKGERGDQAPSQQGRAGLRLQHALPNARVVYVSATGATTVHNLSYAQRLGLWGGEDFPFATRAEFVQAIEAGGVAAMEVLARDLKALGLYAARSLSYEGVEYELVEHSLTPEQIRIYDAYAGAFQVIHNNLDAALQAANVTGERGALNAQAKSAARSAFESAKQRFFSHLITSMKTPTLMRAIEHDLEAGHAAVIQIVSTGEALMERRLADIPTEEWGDVQVDITPREYVLDYLAHSFPTQLFEPFTDGDGNLSSRPVYRDGQPVQCRDAVERRDRLIERLASLSPVQGALDQIVQRFGTHLVAEVTGRSRRIVRKGERLCVENRAGSANLAEAQAFMDDDKRILVFSDAGGTGRSYHADLSARNQRLRVHYLLEAGWKADTAIQGLGRSNRTNQAQPPLFRPIATDVKAEKRFLSTIARRLDTLGAITKGQRQTGGQGLFRADDNLESPYGRAALRQLYLLLFAGKVEGCSLEAFQAATGLHLTDQDGSLREELPPITTFLNRLLALTIDLQNTLFGVFEDLLRAKIEGARTSGTYDVGVETLTAESLAVTQRQVVHVHPTTGAETQVFTVRRQERNQPLPLTEALDRAGDPRAVLLVNAQSGRPAVQVPAPSVMLDDGEVERRVRLVRPMERTTLSMAALEQSHWRRSDQAAFAQAWARELAEIPPLTESELHIVTGLLLPIWKRLPDESMRVYRLQTDAGERVIGRLVSPTWVAQAVCADGVSLARADAWASVLDGRTILELQDGLSVRRSRVMGLNRVELCGFTDGMVSRFRAMGLMSEIIAWKLRLFVPTDAAGPSILAGLMERYPIVRIADRAAA comes from the coding sequence ATGTCTGTCCTTCCTCTCCCGGCTCCTGCGCCGCTGCACCCGCTCGCGCCGAGCCTTGGTTCGTCCGTCGGCATCATCGCTGCGGCGCACCGTCTTCTCCCCGATCTCGAACGCGGCCGGCGCATCGACGCGGTTCTCCTGCGTGCCGCCATGGAGCACGCCTTCGGCGGCTCTGACGCCGACGGCGCCTGGGATTGGAAGACCGCGTACGAGGCCTGTGAGGCTGCGACCATTCTCTTCCTCCGCAAATTTGGCCCCGCGATCCGCGCTCAGGCCGCTTCACCCGCAGGTGTCTTGCGGATGCTGGGCAAGATCGTGGCGCTGCTGCCTACGCATACGCGCCGCTCGCAGGAGAGCCAGGCGTTGCAGCAGTTCTCGACGCCGGTGGATCTGGCGTTCGTCGTCGCGGCAGCGGCCGCGATCACCCCGAACGACGTTGTCCTCGAGCCATCGGCCGGCACCGGCCTGCTGGCGATCCTTGCCGAGCTCGCCGGCGGCCGCCTTGTCCTGAACGAGCTGGCCGACACGCGCGCCGCGTTGCTGGGCCGGCTCTTTCCCGATCTCGACATCACCCGGCATGACGCGGCCCACATCCATGACCATCTGGATGCGGCGATGGTGCCGAGCGTCGCGCTGATGAATCCGCCGTTTTCGGTTGCGGCACACGTCGACGGACCGGTGGCGGATGCTGCCCTGCGCCATGTCTCGTCGGCGCTTGCCCGCCTTGCCCAAGGTGGGCGCCTGGTCACCATCACCGGCGCCAGTCTCTCGCCGGACAATCCATCCTGGCGCGACGGATTCGTGCGCCTGCAGGAGCGCGGTCGCGTCGTGTTCTCGGCAGCGATCGATGGGCGCGTCTATGCCCGGCACGGCACGACGGCTGATACCCGCCTGACCGTCATCGATCGCAGGCCGGCCGAGGATCCCAGCTCGTTTCCGGCATCGCCTGGGATGGCACCCGATGTGGCGACGCTGCTCTCCTGGGTGCTGCAGCACCTCCCACCGCGCTCACGGGTCGATGGTGTCTCTTCCGAGCGAGCAGCCGCTCGGCTTGGCCCGCTTCGTGCCAAGCCCGGTTCTTCGTCACGGCCAACAACCGTCACACCGGCAGCATTCGAACGAGCTGGCATCGAGCTCGCCTACGAAACCGTCGATTGGAAGCCGGCCGAGAACAGCAGCCTCACCGAGGCGCTGTATGAAGGATACGAGCTGCAGGCGATCCGGATCGTCGGTGCGCAGTCGCATCCAACACGGCTCGTGCAGTCGGCGGCCATGGCGTCTGTCGCACCCCCCAAGCCCAGCTATCGGCCGCGGCTACCGGCCAAGGTCATCACCGACGGCCTTTTGTCCGACGCGCAGCTTGAGAGTGTGATCTATGCCGGCGATGCCCATGGCGGGCACCTCGCGGGTTCGTGGTCAGTCGACGAGACCTTCGACGTCGTCTCGGCCGCGCCTGATGAGGCCGAGAACGCGGTGCGCTTCCGGCGAGGCTGGATGCTGGGCGACGGCACCGGCGCCGGCAAGGGCCGCCAGGTCGCCGGCATCCTTCTGGACAACTGGCTACAGGGCCGGCGCCGTGCGGTGTGGGTGTCGAAGTCCGACAAGCTGATCGAGGACGCCCAGCGCGACTGGTCTGCGCTCGGCATGGAGCGGCTGCTGATCACGCCGCTCGCCCGCTTCCGCCAGGGTACGCCGATCCGGCTGGAGCAGGGCATCCTTTTTACCACCTACGCCACGCTACGGACCGACGCGCGCGAGGAAAGGGTTTCGCGGGTCCAGCAGATCGTCGATTGGCTGGGGTCGGACTTCGACGGAGTGATCGTGTTCGACGAAAGCCATGCCATGGCCAATGCCGCCGGGGGCAAGGGCGAGCGCGGCGATCAGGCGCCGTCTCAGCAGGGCCGTGCCGGCCTGCGCCTGCAGCATGCCCTGCCCAATGCCCGCGTCGTCTACGTGTCCGCCACGGGCGCGACCACCGTGCACAACCTCTCTTACGCGCAGCGGCTGGGCCTCTGGGGCGGCGAGGACTTCCCCTTCGCGACGCGGGCCGAGTTCGTCCAAGCGATCGAGGCTGGCGGCGTTGCCGCGATGGAGGTGCTCGCCCGCGATCTCAAGGCGCTGGGCCTTTATGCCGCCCGCTCCCTGTCCTACGAGGGTGTCGAGTACGAGCTGGTCGAGCACTCGCTCACGCCGGAGCAGATCCGCATCTACGACGCGTATGCGGGTGCGTTCCAGGTCATCCACAATAACCTGGATGCCGCGCTCCAGGCTGCCAACGTCACCGGCGAGCGCGGCGCGCTCAACGCGCAGGCGAAGTCAGCCGCGCGCTCGGCCTTCGAATCCGCCAAGCAGCGGTTCTTCTCGCACCTGATCACGTCGATGAAGACGCCGACGCTGATGCGGGCCATCGAGCACGACCTTGAAGCCGGGCATGCCGCCGTCATCCAGATCGTCTCCACCGGCGAGGCCCTGATGGAGCGGCGGCTTGCCGACATCCCGACCGAGGAGTGGGGCGACGTGCAAGTCGACATCACGCCGCGCGAGTACGTGCTCGACTACCTGGCGCACAGCTTCCCGACCCAACTCTTCGAGCCCTTCACCGATGGCGACGGCAATCTTTCCTCCCGGCCGGTTTATCGCGACGGTCAGCCCGTGCAGTGCCGCGACGCCGTCGAGCGTCGCGATCGGCTGATCGAGCGGCTGGCGTCGCTGTCACCGGTGCAGGGCGCGCTCGACCAGATCGTGCAGCGTTTCGGCACCCACCTGGTCGCCGAGGTGACGGGTCGGTCACGTCGGATCGTCCGCAAGGGGGAACGCCTCTGCGTGGAGAACCGTGCAGGTTCGGCGAATCTCGCCGAGGCGCAGGCCTTCATGGACGACGACAAGCGCATCCTGGTGTTCAGCGATGCCGGCGGCACCGGCCGCTCCTACCACGCCGACCTTTCGGCCCGGAACCAGCGCCTGCGTGTTCACTACCTGTTGGAGGCCGGCTGGAAGGCCGACACGGCCATCCAGGGGCTGGGACGCAGCAACCGCACCAACCAGGCCCAGCCACCCCTGTTTCGGCCGATTGCCACGGACGTGAAGGCCGAGAAGCGCTTCCTGTCGACCATCGCCCGCCGCCTCGACACCCTGGGCGCCATCACCAAGGGCCAGCGCCAGACCGGCGGCCAGGGCCTGTTCCGGGCCGACGACAATCTCGAATCGCCCTACGGTCGAGCCGCCTTGCGCCAGCTCTATCTCCTGTTGTTCGCCGGCAAGGTCGAAGGTTGCTCGCTGGAGGCCTTCCAGGCGGCGACCGGCCTGCACCTGACCGACCAGGACGGCAGCCTGCGCGAGGAGCTGCCGCCGATCACGACGTTCCTCAACCGCTTGCTGGCACTCACCATCGATCTTCAGAACACGCTGTTCGGCGTGTTCGAGGATCTGCTGCGCGCGAAGATCGAAGGGGCACGCACCTCCGGCACCTACGACGTCGGCGTCGAGACGTTGACCGCGGAGAGCCTAGCGGTGACCCAGCGCCAAGTGGTCCATGTCCATCCGACGACCGGCGCCGAGACGCAGGTATTCACTGTCCGCCGCCAGGAGCGCAATCAGCCTCTTCCCCTGACCGAGGCATTGGACCGGGCCGGCGATCCTCGCGCGGTCCTGCTCGTCAATGCGCAGTCGGGCCGGCCGGCGGTACAGGTGCCGGCGCCCAGCGTCATGCTGGATGACGGCGAGGTCGAACGCCGCGTACGGCTCGTGCGTCCGATGGAGCGGACAACCCTTTCGATGGCGGCCCTCGAGCAGTCGCACTGGCGACGGTCGGATCAAGCTGCCTTTGCCCAGGCCTGGGCACGTGAGCTCGCCGAGATACCTCCTCTCACGGAGAGCGAGCTCCATATCGTCACCGGACTGCTGCTGCCGATCTGGAAACGGCTGCCGGACGAGTCCATGCGGGTCTACCGCCTGCAGACCGATGCGGGTGAGCGCGTCATCGGTCGGCTGGTGTCGCCAACCTGGGTGGCGCAGGCCGTCTGCGCCGATGGCGTGAGCCTCGCGCGGGCGGATGCCTGGGCCTCCGTGCTCGACGGTCGAACCATCCTCGAGCTGCAAGACGGACTGAGCGTCCGCCGCTCCAGGGTGATGGGGCTGAACCGGGTGGAGCTCTGCGGCTTCACCGACGGCATGGTGAGTCGCTTCAGGGCGATGGGGCTGATGTCCGAGATCATCGCCTGGAAGCTGCGGCTGTTCGTGCCGACCGACGCCGCCGGCCCTTCGATTCTCGCCGGGCTGATGGAACGCTATCCGATCGTGCGCATCGCCGATCGGGCAGCCGCGTAA
- the radC gene encoding DNA repair protein RadC, which yields MSASSSALASASPARSLSDSLVVLTTEETTEHDLLAGLLAASPRSASTPALLQHFPSIGHVITAETAQLRAFGLTGHDIALLRLVREIACRMAKAEVRRRPVLSNWQALIAYLQTAMAYEQVEQFRMLFLDQKNNLIADEVQQRGTVNHTPVYPREVLKRALVLNASALIAVHNHPSGNPKPSRADIEMTRELKAAAKALDVDLHDHVVIGHGTHASFRSLGLL from the coding sequence ATGTCTGCATCATCTTCGGCTCTTGCGTCTGCGTCGCCTGCTCGAAGTCTCAGTGACAGTCTTGTTGTCCTGACCACTGAAGAGACGACGGAGCACGATCTGCTCGCCGGCTTGCTGGCTGCATCGCCGCGCTCGGCTTCTACTCCGGCGCTCCTGCAGCACTTTCCCAGCATTGGCCACGTCATCACGGCCGAAACAGCGCAGCTTCGCGCCTTCGGACTGACAGGCCACGACATCGCCCTGCTCCGGCTGGTCCGGGAAATCGCGTGCCGCATGGCCAAAGCAGAAGTGCGCAGGCGGCCAGTGCTAAGCAATTGGCAGGCGCTAATCGCCTACCTGCAGACGGCAATGGCTTACGAGCAGGTCGAGCAGTTTCGCATGCTGTTCCTCGATCAGAAGAACAATCTGATCGCCGACGAAGTGCAGCAGCGTGGCACGGTCAATCACACGCCCGTCTACCCGCGCGAGGTCCTGAAGCGCGCCCTGGTCCTCAATGCCTCTGCCCTCATCGCTGTGCACAATCATCCCAGTGGGAATCCCAAGCCGTCGCGGGCGGACATCGAGATGACGCGCGAATTGAAGGCAGCCGCCAAGGCTCTCGACGTTGATCTGCACGACCATGTCGTGATCGGGCACGGAACCCATGCCTCCTTCCGGTCGCTGGGACTGCTTTAG
- a CDS encoding helix-turn-helix transcriptional regulator has protein sequence MDIRRVFGANVRRYRLAAHLSQEAVAERMGVDRAHVSAIERGLQNATLLTILQAAQALNVQPAELLEENVPKAKS, from the coding sequence ATGGACATTCGCAGGGTTTTCGGTGCCAACGTCAGGCGCTACAGGTTAGCGGCGCATCTTAGCCAGGAGGCGGTGGCGGAGCGCATGGGTGTTGATCGAGCTCATGTCAGTGCGATCGAACGCGGACTGCAGAACGCAACTCTCCTGACCATATTGCAGGCGGCCCAGGCGCTGAACGTGCAGCCTGCAGAACTTCTCGAGGAGAATGTCCCTAAAGCGAAGAGCTGA